A single genomic interval of Aegicerativicinus sediminis harbors:
- the hutI gene encoding imidazolonepropionase translates to MTVLIINIKQLVQVRQNNVTVVKGKDMADLPVLENAYLMIEHDTIVEFGPMSELDEIEADEIIDAKDRIVLPTWCDSHTHVVYAGNRVGEFEDRINGLSYEEIASRGGGILNSAKLLAETSEQELYEQSIKRIHKLIRLGTGLLEIKSGYGLSLDAELKMLRVIRKIKKELPITVKATYLAAHAVPKEYKDNKSAYVDLVVNEFIPTIAKEKLADYIDVFCEKGYFDVEDTEKILKAGVDHGLVPKIHVNQFNIIGGVEAAVRHNALSVDHLELLDDNDLEHLKGSRTMPVALPGCSFFLSIPYTPARKIIDNGLPIALATDYNPGSAPSGNMNFVVSAACIKMNMTPAEAINAATINGAYALGVSNQYGSICRGKKANVMITKEIPDYRYLPYSFGEDCIDKVLVHGMIWDL, encoded by the coding sequence ATGACAGTACTAATCATAAACATTAAGCAGTTAGTTCAGGTAAGGCAAAACAATGTAACTGTGGTTAAGGGCAAGGATATGGCTGATTTACCAGTTTTGGAAAATGCCTATTTAATGATAGAGCATGACACCATTGTGGAATTTGGGCCAATGTCTGAATTAGATGAAATAGAAGCAGATGAAATTATAGATGCTAAAGATAGAATTGTATTGCCAACTTGGTGCGATTCGCATACCCATGTAGTATATGCCGGTAATAGGGTTGGTGAATTTGAGGACCGAATCAATGGCTTGAGTTATGAAGAAATCGCATCCCGAGGCGGCGGTATTTTAAATTCAGCCAAACTGTTGGCAGAGACGTCTGAACAAGAGCTCTATGAACAATCGATTAAACGGATTCATAAATTAATTCGCCTAGGTACTGGTCTTTTGGAAATTAAATCCGGATATGGATTAAGCCTTGATGCCGAATTGAAAATGCTCAGGGTTATCAGAAAAATTAAGAAGGAACTTCCGATCACTGTTAAAGCCACTTATTTGGCCGCTCATGCTGTTCCAAAGGAATATAAGGATAATAAATCGGCTTATGTTGATTTGGTGGTCAATGAATTCATCCCAACGATTGCCAAAGAAAAATTGGCAGATTATATCGATGTCTTTTGCGAAAAAGGATATTTTGATGTAGAGGATACTGAAAAAATTCTGAAGGCTGGTGTCGACCATGGGTTAGTCCCTAAAATCCATGTGAATCAATTTAATATCATTGGGGGTGTTGAGGCAGCCGTTCGACATAATGCTCTATCTGTGGATCACCTTGAATTGTTAGATGACAATGATTTGGAACATTTAAAAGGAAGCAGAACAATGCCTGTAGCCTTGCCTGGCTGTTCTTTCTTTTTGAGCATACCATATACACCTGCCAGAAAAATAATAGACAATGGCCTTCCCATTGCACTTGCAACAGATTACAACCCAGGTTCAGCACCAAGTGGAAACATGAATTTTGTGGTGAGCGCGGCCTGCATAAAAATGAATATGACACCGGCTGAGGCTATTAACGCAGCTACAATCAATGGTGCTTATGCCTTAGGAGTTTCTAATCAATACGGTAGTATTTGTAGAGGGAAAAAGGCCAATGTTATGATTACCAAAGAAATTCCCGATTACCGATACCTCCCCTATTCGTTTGGGGAAGATTGTATCGACAAAGTACTCGTACACGGTATGATTTGGGACTTATAA
- a CDS encoding chromosome partitioning protein ParA: MEDTNKGASTGLKIVIGILLALFLGTAFYTSKLYSDKKETEATLVKEKQEVMNELSEMAAQYDQAISENEVTNEELVAARGRIQNLMDSLKISQNSVNSLWRYKEKFHSLQVEMDKLLAENEQLKVDNELLATSLDSTKVQLAERTMFTDSLLVQNTELSEVMENAAVLQTVGLKGFGVIERSSGKLIPTERAGRSDKIRVCFTVAKNALVGPGNKELYVQVLDPKQNILGANEQIQFDETTINYSVVSKFNYENRSLNICEFVSPNDEFEKGRYVVNVFNEKELISTTEFTLR; this comes from the coding sequence ATGGAAGATACAAACAAAGGCGCAAGCACAGGTTTAAAAATTGTAATCGGTATCTTATTGGCCCTGTTTTTAGGTACAGCATTCTATACCTCCAAACTCTACAGTGACAAAAAAGAAACTGAAGCTACTCTTGTTAAAGAAAAACAAGAAGTAATGAACGAATTGAGCGAAATGGCTGCTCAGTATGACCAAGCAATTAGCGAAAATGAAGTTACTAACGAAGAGTTAGTAGCAGCGAGAGGAAGAATTCAAAATCTTATGGATTCTTTAAAAATTTCACAGAACAGCGTAAACAGTCTTTGGAGATACAAAGAAAAGTTCCATTCGTTACAAGTAGAAATGGATAAGCTATTAGCCGAAAATGAGCAACTTAAAGTTGATAATGAATTATTGGCTACATCTTTAGATAGTACAAAAGTTCAATTAGCTGAAAGAACTATGTTTACTGATTCCTTATTAGTACAGAACACAGAATTATCTGAAGTTATGGAAAATGCCGCTGTTCTTCAAACAGTAGGTCTTAAAGGATTTGGAGTTATCGAAAGAAGCTCTGGAAAATTAATTCCAACTGAGAGAGCAGGTAGAAGTGATAAAATTAGAGTATGTTTTACTGTTGCTAAAAATGCATTAGTAGGTCCTGGAAATAAAGAACTTTACGTTCAAGTTTTAGATCCAAAGCAAAATATATTAGGAGCAAACGAACAAATCCAGTTTGATGAAACTACCATCAACTATAGTGTCGTCAGCAAATTCAACTATGAAAACCGTAGTTTAAATATTTGTGAATTCGTTTCTCCAAACGATGAATTTGAAAAAGGACGTTACGTAGTGAATGTCTTTAATGAAAAAGAATTGATTTCTACAACTGAATTCACGTTGAGATAA
- a CDS encoding formimidoylglutamase: MERFNLLKESDLEALVVQRRNEIKFGEQLHFLTDSHSIYEEIKSLDVSYVIFGIKEDLGVLAHYGNAGTSRAWDATIKVLLNIQNNAFLKSEKTLILGHFDFSDYPNKLEKWHDNPKKWIKKARKLICEIDKQVTYLTQLIVSAGKIPIVVGGGQNNAYGLIKGTALAKKSPINSINFDAHPDFRPEEGRHSGNGFSYAYAEGFLKNYFVFGLHENYTSDIILRTIKKIKAIKYITFEELRIRKEIAYKKAIELAIEHVNNTYFGLEMDCDAIQGIPSNNKTPSGFTILKARNFIHQIGQESNVAYFHICEAAPDDNDSQDVGKLISFLITDFIKAHGN, from the coding sequence ATGGAACGTTTTAATCTTTTGAAAGAGTCCGATTTAGAGGCTCTTGTTGTTCAAAGACGTAACGAAATTAAATTCGGAGAACAGTTACATTTTCTTACTGATTCACATTCTATATACGAGGAGATTAAATCTTTGGATGTTTCTTATGTAATTTTTGGTATCAAAGAGGATTTAGGAGTACTTGCTCATTACGGTAATGCCGGGACTTCACGGGCTTGGGATGCCACTATCAAGGTTTTATTGAACATTCAAAATAATGCTTTTTTGAAGTCTGAAAAAACTTTGATATTAGGTCATTTTGATTTTTCAGACTATCCAAATAAACTTGAGAAATGGCATGACAATCCAAAAAAATGGATAAAAAAAGCTAGAAAATTGATTTGTGAAATTGACAAACAGGTGACGTATTTAACCCAACTAATTGTTAGTGCCGGTAAAATACCAATTGTTGTAGGAGGCGGGCAGAATAATGCTTACGGATTAATAAAAGGTACCGCCTTGGCAAAAAAATCACCAATCAATTCCATAAATTTTGACGCCCACCCTGATTTTAGACCCGAAGAAGGCAGGCATAGTGGAAATGGGTTTAGTTATGCCTATGCCGAAGGGTTTCTTAAGAATTATTTTGTCTTTGGTTTACATGAAAACTACACCTCAGACATTATTCTTAGAACCATTAAAAAAATCAAAGCCATTAAATATATCACCTTCGAAGAATTGCGTATCCGTAAGGAAATAGCCTATAAGAAAGCCATTGAATTGGCCATTGAACACGTTAACAACACTTACTTTGGTCTTGAAATGGATTGCGATGCCATACAAGGCATACCTAGCAACAACAAAACTCCTAGTGGATTTACTATTTTAAAAGCTAGAAATTTTATCCATCAAATAGGGCAAGAATCTAATGTCGCCTATTTCCATATTTGTGAAGCTGCCCCAGATGATAATGATAGCCAAGATGTTGGAAAGCTGATCAGCTTTCTAATAACAGACTTCATAAAGGCTCATGGCAATTGA
- a CDS encoding GNAT family N-acetyltransferase → MAIEIITYKPKFRKHFYELNIEWLQNYFYVEPYDEEVLSKPEIYILDKGGDILFLMDNGTVVGTSALMPTADKDVMELTKMAIEPSQRGKKFGNLLLKETIDYAKGKNLKELILYSNRILENAIHLYRKFGFIEEPLEANLPYKRANIKMRLKLH, encoded by the coding sequence ATGGCAATTGAGATTATTACATATAAACCAAAATTTAGAAAACATTTTTACGAGCTGAACATTGAATGGCTTCAAAACTATTTCTATGTTGAGCCTTATGATGAGGAGGTATTATCTAAACCAGAAATTTACATACTGGATAAAGGCGGTGATATTTTATTTTTAATGGATAATGGAACCGTTGTCGGTACTTCTGCCCTAATGCCCACAGCTGATAAAGATGTAATGGAATTAACCAAAATGGCCATCGAACCCAGTCAACGTGGCAAGAAATTTGGCAACTTATTACTGAAAGAAACCATAGATTACGCCAAAGGAAAAAATTTGAAGGAGCTTATCCTGTATTCCAACCGCATATTGGAAAACGCTATCCACCTTTATCGCAAATTTGGCTTTATTGAGGAACCCCTTGAAGCAAATTTACCCTACAAAAGAGCTAACATTAAAATGCGATTAAAATTGCACTAA
- a CDS encoding DUF6638 family protein, whose protein sequence is MQKLVKANIYRQDFLKVNGKLVDRYNDCLKLLGFKPTKLSEFSVDGMGWSPEIAEEKGVENYLNNGEANPQGIIISPLQNDISIAQPFHSFDTELMKLVFTTHGQKINDITRDSAICLDFDQGIDAFIDPMDVLKYDKVFIQFRITNNMDKIQARQMALIEKFNTSNNFIDESIHKEILDSAIEHGDLRHRDFSLNELLFKPESFYTKAFGGVYVLRGFITPILVFEDKESYGEAIKDTIHDVLIYHIDQPELITKLKDHYIIECKLNYVVDTERYERIKKFMFFENLKEKEHPIKDILDDNILFKRYLNKVEVAVLKKVSGVELYLERLERSNQYKINDMVDPEMYVALHQPHSSLKPHDQDLIWRLLTRIAPKDVLHLFWYLKEDFYKKFKDWEPSFQDWVIEQIRNKIR, encoded by the coding sequence ATGCAAAAATTAGTAAAAGCCAATATTTACCGACAAGACTTTCTAAAGGTTAATGGTAAACTGGTGGATCGATATAATGATTGTTTAAAACTTTTGGGTTTTAAGCCAACCAAACTCTCAGAGTTTAGTGTGGATGGTATGGGGTGGAGTCCAGAGATAGCTGAGGAAAAGGGAGTCGAGAATTATCTGAATAACGGCGAAGCAAATCCTCAAGGTATTATAATTTCTCCACTTCAGAATGATATTTCAATAGCACAGCCTTTTCATTCCTTTGATACAGAATTGATGAAATTGGTTTTTACTACCCATGGTCAAAAAATTAATGATATTACTAGAGATTCAGCCATTTGCCTAGACTTCGACCAAGGTATAGATGCGTTTATTGATCCGATGGATGTGCTGAAATACGATAAAGTTTTTATCCAATTTAGGATTACAAACAATATGGATAAAATACAGGCAAGACAAATGGCCCTTATTGAGAAATTTAATACGTCTAACAATTTTATTGATGAGTCCATTCATAAAGAAATATTAGACTCAGCTATTGAACATGGTGATTTGAGGCATCGCGATTTCTCTTTAAATGAATTGTTGTTTAAGCCCGAATCGTTTTATACCAAAGCATTTGGAGGTGTGTATGTACTGCGTGGTTTTATTACTCCAATTTTAGTTTTTGAAGATAAAGAGTCTTATGGTGAAGCAATCAAGGATACAATTCATGATGTCCTAATTTATCATATTGATCAACCAGAATTGATTACTAAACTGAAAGATCATTATATCATTGAATGTAAGCTAAATTATGTGGTTGATACAGAACGTTACGAGCGTATCAAGAAATTTATGTTTTTTGAAAATCTCAAGGAAAAGGAACATCCGATAAAAGATATTTTGGATGATAACATCCTTTTTAAACGCTATTTGAATAAGGTTGAGGTTGCAGTTCTTAAAAAAGTTTCTGGTGTTGAATTGTATTTGGAGCGATTGGAACGAAGCAATCAATACAAAATCAATGATATGGTTGATCCAGAAATGTATGTGGCACTTCACCAACCGCATTCCTCATTGAAACCACATGATCAAGATTTGATATGGAGATTGCTTACACGTATTGCACCAAAGGATGTGTTACATCTGTTTTGGTATTTAAAGGAGGATTTTTATAAAAAATTTAAAGATTGGGAACCTTCATTTCAAGATTGGGTTATAGAACAAATTCGTAACAAAATCAGATAG
- a CDS encoding NUDIX domain-containing protein: MSDRVKDLSQKILSDRVYKLYEVTFGYQLQSGKWVEKNREVFDRGNGATVLLYNKDKGTIILNYQFRVPTLLNGNESGFMIETPAGVIEEKDSTVEESMIREIEEETGYRVESVKKVMELFMTPAAVTEKIYYFIAPYTDDMKVSEGGGVAEEHEDIKVLEMPFSEAVSKIESGEIVDAKTVILLQYAQIQKLME, translated from the coding sequence ATGAGCGATAGAGTTAAAGATTTAAGTCAGAAAATTTTATCCGATAGGGTATATAAATTATATGAAGTAACCTTTGGTTATCAATTGCAAAGCGGAAAATGGGTTGAAAAGAACCGTGAAGTATTCGACCGGGGAAATGGTGCAACGGTACTTTTATATAATAAAGATAAAGGAACCATTATTTTAAACTATCAATTCCGAGTGCCGACCTTATTGAATGGTAACGAAAGTGGTTTTATGATTGAAACACCGGCAGGAGTGATAGAAGAAAAAGATTCCACTGTTGAGGAATCAATGATTCGGGAGATTGAGGAAGAAACTGGTTATCGTGTCGAGAGTGTAAAAAAAGTAATGGAACTCTTTATGACGCCAGCAGCCGTAACTGAGAAAATCTATTACTTCATAGCTCCTTATACCGATGATATGAAGGTTTCAGAAGGAGGCGGGGTTGCAGAAGAGCACGAAGATATAAAGGTGCTGGAAATGCCATTTTCAGAAGCCGTTTCAAAAATTGAAAGCGGCGAAATTGTAGATGCTAAAACGGTTATATTACTTCAATACGCACAAATTCAAAAATTAATGGAGTAG
- a CDS encoding AAA family ATPase, with the protein MLHSTTFPIKQSELSLLRDEATSYLKSVQWEQGQRAKNKENDSKDDSILLYLSRANNSTSASEVVSVSKTVLGLKKRLLPESVAIPLVLNNTLYALQEALTLGVWIKDSYADASGLSALSEHKGNFDGSHKREYESKMHTATAFMLYSIAYYVQYQLNHVASEDRSVMKQKFAGIPEISLLSPLKGISCMLFYYDRYLGHPEMVSSDQEVADFTMVFFESLMDEILLRRSTLEYTESITDRTYKLEKSEFAISGWENVLSGTAASVEFNAVRFDQIVGNKDAKHFARRLTERLLSYDFTVRKNPFQELGGFMPVFMGYGIPGTGKSMLIAAIATRLKELCETLELPFLFHPMPDTLISTFQGGSAEKMVEWMKPMQDPTRIIFAPIDDAENNLQERTAQGVSAGVKEVIGVFLRYTEGAYAVNYGNSSIGLFTNLPEMLDKAVISRVQGRFKIDGARTTHDFLDQDYLWWKKIEATLPGFVNMSGPRDYKYLQDQGFAKNMGEILDKKVMAQEERVQQVVQTISNRYADSDHLFFAELFKEIQSVFPFFSSRDVRNIQSAISLRLTDFDLEESWFENPENYFKKDYDTKLGMLRELMRDNMKGLDFSDIRKQEVIRYLDNVATIADTDFNRKVDNRISQIEIEKEAARRLNDKMY; encoded by the coding sequence ATGTTACACAGTACAACTTTTCCCATAAAACAATCAGAATTAAGTTTATTAAGAGATGAAGCAACTTCTTATTTGAAAAGTGTTCAATGGGAGCAAGGCCAAAGGGCAAAAAATAAAGAAAACGATTCAAAAGATGATTCAATTTTGCTTTATCTGTCTAGGGCAAATAATTCTACCTCAGCTTCAGAAGTTGTTTCAGTTTCCAAGACGGTTTTAGGCTTAAAAAAACGACTATTACCAGAATCTGTGGCAATTCCACTAGTTCTAAATAATACCCTATATGCTTTACAAGAAGCCTTAACCTTAGGGGTTTGGATTAAAGATAGTTATGCCGATGCCTCTGGCTTGAGTGCTTTATCAGAACACAAAGGAAATTTTGATGGTTCACATAAACGGGAATATGAAAGTAAAATGCATACAGCTACCGCCTTTATGTTGTATTCAATAGCTTATTATGTTCAATACCAACTTAACCATGTTGCCTCTGAAGACCGATCGGTAATGAAACAGAAATTTGCTGGAATTCCGGAAATATCTCTGCTATCACCTTTAAAAGGAATTTCCTGTATGCTATTTTATTACGATCGCTATTTAGGTCATCCTGAAATGGTATCCTCAGATCAGGAAGTGGCGGATTTCACCATGGTTTTCTTTGAAAGTTTAATGGATGAAATTCTATTGCGCCGAAGTACATTAGAATATACCGAAAGCATCACAGACAGAACTTATAAACTGGAGAAATCTGAATTTGCAATTTCTGGTTGGGAAAATGTTTTATCAGGAACGGCTGCCAGCGTAGAATTCAATGCTGTAAGGTTCGATCAAATAGTTGGTAATAAGGATGCCAAGCATTTTGCACGTCGTCTGACCGAGCGTTTATTGAGTTACGATTTTACAGTTAGAAAAAATCCATTTCAAGAATTGGGAGGTTTTATGCCAGTTTTTATGGGTTATGGTATTCCGGGAACAGGAAAAAGTATGTTAATCGCGGCTATTGCCACCCGCTTGAAGGAATTATGTGAAACTCTTGAACTTCCATTTCTATTTCATCCAATGCCTGATACTCTAATAAGCACCTTTCAAGGTGGTTCAGCAGAAAAAATGGTGGAATGGATGAAACCGATGCAAGATCCTACCCGCATCATTTTTGCACCAATAGATGATGCTGAGAATAATTTGCAAGAAAGAACAGCACAAGGCGTTTCGGCCGGTGTTAAAGAGGTAATTGGTGTTTTCCTGCGCTATACTGAAGGAGCATATGCTGTAAATTATGGAAATAGCTCCATTGGTTTATTTACCAATTTACCAGAAATGCTTGATAAGGCAGTCATTTCAAGAGTACAGGGAAGATTTAAGATTGATGGTGCTAGAACAACACACGATTTTCTTGATCAAGATTATTTGTGGTGGAAGAAAATTGAAGCGACTTTGCCAGGATTTGTAAACATGAGTGGACCTAGAGATTATAAATACCTTCAGGACCAAGGGTTTGCAAAGAATATGGGTGAGATACTTGATAAAAAGGTAATGGCTCAAGAGGAGCGGGTTCAGCAGGTTGTCCAAACGATATCGAATAGATATGCTGACTCCGATCATTTATTCTTCGCCGAGCTTTTTAAAGAAATCCAGTCTGTTTTTCCATTTTTCTCTTCAAGGGATGTTCGAAATATACAATCTGCAATATCCCTAAGGTTAACCGACTTTGATTTAGAGGAAAGTTGGTTTGAAAATCCTGAAAACTATTTCAAAAAAGATTATGACACCAAATTAGGCATGTTGAGAGAATTGATGCGTGATAATATGAAAGGCCTAGATTTTAGTGATATCCGCAAACAAGAAGTCATCCGTTATTTAGATAATGTTGCTACCATTGCGGATACAGATTTCAATAGAAAAGTTGACAATCGTATCTCCCAGATTGAAATAGAAAAAGAAGCAGCAAGGAGATTAAATGATAAAATGTATTAA
- a CDS encoding coiled-coil domain-containing protein, translating into MSEDFDLLETDSNNKQDKVDVNWGKAIDTMKSKLAQEDDPEVRQKILNATLDDVVHMAEKDRTTLLDAIKDLTDYQDEVGIIFEKFSSLNATEQKVIDDAIKKLERAETELREAEDKPDTWWNNLWGRKSRIKKAQDDLKIAQKERDAADNKAKAMFQERIESADVQTLLSELSFKSQAAISRLKDREVEIKEVEDKLQDAIVEATKNHTRALEKKKEVEAELEEQYALLKQARQELQEIADKQSAEYAQAIGKVTTLEQKVEELEGLKNAYTTLAASKDSFVHKHNLTIKVLTSLRSNLQTHRAKLKSDTEERLKYYDGYVVALKARTDQEFAAILEHLGVKTDEHIGETLAAMHTASAKARQEMMDNIPVHEKIMQGVYSSYAEALQEIRKKDVDIQKNFAERYGIDMKEIFEDYYNAEESTKPSPEAPKEAKAKNTTEDDLLN; encoded by the coding sequence ATGTCCGAAGATTTTGATCTTTTAGAAACAGATTCCAATAATAAACAAGATAAAGTAGACGTCAATTGGGGAAAAGCCATTGACACCATGAAATCTAAACTTGCACAGGAAGATGACCCTGAAGTCAGGCAAAAAATATTGAACGCAACATTAGACGATGTTGTTCATATGGCTGAGAAAGATAGAACTACCTTGTTAGATGCTATTAAAGATCTTACTGATTACCAGGATGAAGTTGGAATTATTTTTGAAAAATTTTCCTCCCTAAATGCAACCGAACAAAAGGTAATAGATGATGCCATAAAGAAGCTTGAACGTGCGGAAACTGAATTAAGGGAAGCTGAAGACAAACCAGATACGTGGTGGAATAACCTTTGGGGTAGAAAATCCAGGATTAAAAAGGCGCAAGATGATTTGAAGATTGCCCAAAAAGAGCGTGATGCTGCCGATAACAAAGCAAAGGCAATGTTTCAAGAACGTATTGAAAGTGCAGATGTACAAACGCTGTTGAGTGAGCTATCCTTTAAAAGTCAAGCAGCCATTTCTCGATTAAAAGATAGGGAGGTAGAAATAAAGGAGGTGGAAGACAAATTGCAAGATGCAATTGTTGAAGCTACTAAAAATCATACCCGGGCATTAGAGAAGAAGAAAGAAGTTGAAGCGGAGCTAGAGGAGCAATATGCCTTATTAAAACAAGCACGTCAAGAATTGCAGGAAATTGCCGATAAGCAATCTGCCGAATATGCACAGGCTATAGGAAAAGTAACAACGCTTGAACAAAAAGTTGAGGAACTTGAAGGATTGAAAAACGCTTATACAACCTTAGCTGCAAGTAAGGACAGTTTTGTACATAAACATAATCTTACTATAAAGGTATTGACTTCCTTAAGAAGTAATTTACAAACCCATCGTGCTAAACTTAAATCTGACACTGAAGAGCGATTGAAGTATTATGATGGTTATGTTGTTGCCTTGAAAGCGCGCACCGACCAAGAATTTGCGGCCATATTGGAACATCTTGGTGTTAAGACTGATGAGCATATTGGTGAGACCTTGGCTGCAATGCATACCGCAAGCGCCAAAGCTAGACAAGAAATGATGGACAATATTCCTGTTCACGAAAAAATTATGCAAGGGGTTTATAGCAGTTATGCTGAGGCTCTTCAAGAAATTCGAAAGAAGGATGTTGATATCCAAAAGAATTTTGCAGAACGGTACGGTATAGATATGAAAGAAATCTTTGAAGATTATTATAATGCAGAAGAATCTACTAAGCCTTCCCCTGAAGCCCCTAAAGAGGCTAAGGCAAAAAACACAACCGAGGATGATCTTTTAAATTAA
- a CDS encoding MBL fold metallo-hydrolase, whose amino-acid sequence MNRFPLILTLSLMLIFGCKEIKEDAQTEEPEIIEETEVEIDSTPVIVEDSEVIDNTEVEKKETVTKPKTTPKPKPVVPDNAYAIDDIILHPINHASMVLETTTDVIYVDPVGGASTYAGMRPPNFIIITDIHGDHYNLETIKGIMTKTTKIIGPRAIRDQIPAELKNNFELLFNGLSKSFSTSKLSLDIEGIPMYNLREEALQYHPKGRGNGYVLTINGKRIYISGDTEDIREMRTLKNIDVAFICMNLPYTMTEEQAADAVLAFKPEMAIPYHYRGSDPKKFKSIVNNGDGNIKVVLLDWYGEKPDA is encoded by the coding sequence ATGAATAGATTTCCACTAATTCTCACCCTCTCATTAATGCTAATTTTTGGCTGTAAAGAAATAAAGGAAGATGCCCAGACAGAAGAACCAGAAATTATTGAAGAAACCGAAGTAGAAATAGATTCAACACCAGTTATTGTTGAAGATTCTGAGGTTATTGATAATACGGAGGTTGAAAAAAAGGAAACCGTTACTAAACCCAAAACTACACCAAAACCTAAACCGGTTGTTCCAGATAATGCTTATGCTATTGATGATATTATTCTTCACCCGATCAATCATGCCAGTATGGTTTTGGAAACAACTACAGATGTAATATATGTCGATCCTGTAGGCGGGGCCAGTACCTATGCAGGTATGAGACCTCCAAATTTCATTATTATTACCGATATCCATGGTGATCATTACAACCTTGAAACCATCAAAGGAATAATGACAAAAACCACAAAGATAATTGGCCCAAGGGCCATTAGAGACCAAATTCCGGCAGAATTAAAAAACAATTTTGAACTTCTATTTAATGGATTAAGTAAAAGCTTTTCTACATCCAAATTGTCATTAGACATCGAAGGAATACCTATGTATAATCTTAGAGAAGAGGCCTTGCAATATCACCCTAAAGGAAGAGGAAATGGTTATGTGCTAACAATTAACGGAAAACGCATATACATCTCTGGAGATACCGAAGATATCCGTGAGATGCGCACCCTAAAAAACATAGATGTTGCCTTTATATGTATGAATTTGCCTTATACGATGACGGAAGAGCAGGCAGCCGATGCTGTATTAGCATTTAAGCCGGAAATGGCCATACCTTATCATTACAGAGGTAGCGACCCTAAAAAATTTAAATCCATTGTTAATAACGGCGATGGCAATATCAAGGTAGTATTACTAGATTGGTATGGAGAAAAGCCAGATGCTTAA